One Vitis vinifera cultivar Pinot Noir 40024 chromosome 8, ASM3070453v1 genomic window carries:
- the LOC100244252 gene encoding uncharacterized protein LOC100244252, with product MAPISSSTELAEKISWYSALLLALMLVLSCCESAQSHDEIMVRLHKKDAKKPCDEIYVVREGETLHTISEKCGDPYIVEENPHIHDPDDVFPGLVIKITPYNYR from the coding sequence ATGGCTCCTATCTCCTCTTCAACTGAACTGGCAGAGAAGATCTCCTGGTACAGTGCACTGCTCCTGGCACTCATGCTGGTGTTGAGCTGCTGTGAATCCGCCCAGAGTCATGATGAGATCATGGTTCGGCTGCACAAGAAGGACGCGAAGAAGCCATGCGATGAGATTTACGTAGTTCGGGAAGGAGAAACTCTGCATACCATCAGCGAAAAATGTGGGGATCCTTATATCGTGGAAGAGAACCCCCATATTCACGACCCCGACGATGTTTTTCCCGGACTTGTTATCAAAATTACCCCTTACAATTATAGGTAG
- the LOC100249419 gene encoding GDSL esterase/lipase At5g03610 isoform X1 → MEGKIIFYLCFLICFLLTGNAGVKGSSHHHHHSHRHLFGFRPLKLFVFGDSYADTGNIGKTAANSWKVPYGITFPGKPAGRFSDGRVLTDYLARFVGIKSPIPYRWRNLGAKHLRYGMNFAFGGTGVFDTLVALPNMTTQIDFLQELLSNKVYTWPDLQSSVALVSIAGNDYGAYLARGGSSQTLQSFILLVVDQLVVNLKRLHGMGMKKVAVTSLEPLGCLPQTTVSSSFQECNGTQNTAVTFHNLLLSQAVTKLNNETKDSPFVILDLYASFMSVFENKADHLGSSKFENPLKPCCMGISSEYSCGSVDESGAKKYTICDDPESAFFWDTVHPTQQGWNAVYSALQGTLQQLHSLY, encoded by the exons ATGGAGGGAAAGATCATCTTCTACCTTTGTTTTTTGATCTGTTTTCTACTCACAG GAAATGCAGGGGTGAAGGGTTCATCACATCACCACCATCACTCTCACCGTCACCTCTTTGGTTTTCGTCCATTAAAGCTCTTCGTTTTCGGGGACTCGTATGCTGATACAGGGAACATTGGCAAGACGGCAGCCAATTCTTGGAAAGTTCCCTACGGAATCACCTTTCCCGGCAAGCCGGCCGGCCGTTTCTCCGATGGTCGTGTCTTGACTGACTACCTAG CTAGATTCGTCGGAATCAAGTCGCCAATACCATACAGATGGAGGAATCTCGGCGCAAAACACTTGCGATATGGGATGAACTTTGCTTTTGGAGGGACGGGTGTGTTTGATACGTTGGTCGCATTGCCAAACATGACGACCCAGATCGATTTTCTCCAAGAGCTCCTCAGCAACAAGGTCTACACTTGGCCGGATCTTCAGTCGTCAGTAGCCCTCGTCAGCATCGCCGGCAACGACTACGGTGCTTACTTGGCCAGAGGTGGCTCTTCTCAg ACATTGCAGTCTTTCATTCTTCTGGTGGTGGATCAACTAGTGGTGAACTTGAAGCGCCTTCATGGCATGGGAATGAAAAAGGTTGCAGTGACATCTCTTGAGCCACTGGGGTGTCTCCCACAGACCACAGTGTCATCTTCTTTCCAAGAATGCAATGGAACCCAGAACACGGCTGTCACCTTCCACAACCTCTTGTTGTCCCAAGCTGTGACCAAGTTGAACAATGAAACCAAGGACTCCCCTTTTGTCATTCTCGACCTTTACGCCTCTTTCATGTCCGTCTTCGAAAACAAAGCTGATCATTTAG ggAGTTCCAAGTTCGAGAATCCATTGAAGCCATGTTGCATGGGTATAAGCAGTGAATACTCGTGCGGGAGTGTGGACGAGAGTGGGGCGAAGAAGTATACAATATGCGACGACCCTGAATCTGCGTTCTTTTGGGACACCGTCCACCCTACGCAACAGGGATGGAATGCTGTTTATTCTGCTTTACAAGGCACCCTTCAACAACTTCACAGTCTTTACTAG
- the LOC100249419 gene encoding GDSL esterase/lipase At5g03610 isoform X2, producing the protein MEGKIIFYLCFLICFLLTGVKGSSHHHHHSHRHLFGFRPLKLFVFGDSYADTGNIGKTAANSWKVPYGITFPGKPAGRFSDGRVLTDYLARFVGIKSPIPYRWRNLGAKHLRYGMNFAFGGTGVFDTLVALPNMTTQIDFLQELLSNKVYTWPDLQSSVALVSIAGNDYGAYLARGGSSQTLQSFILLVVDQLVVNLKRLHGMGMKKVAVTSLEPLGCLPQTTVSSSFQECNGTQNTAVTFHNLLLSQAVTKLNNETKDSPFVILDLYASFMSVFENKADHLGSSKFENPLKPCCMGISSEYSCGSVDESGAKKYTICDDPESAFFWDTVHPTQQGWNAVYSALQGTLQQLHSLY; encoded by the exons ATGGAGGGAAAGATCATCTTCTACCTTTGTTTTTTGATCTGTTTTCTACTCACAG GGGTGAAGGGTTCATCACATCACCACCATCACTCTCACCGTCACCTCTTTGGTTTTCGTCCATTAAAGCTCTTCGTTTTCGGGGACTCGTATGCTGATACAGGGAACATTGGCAAGACGGCAGCCAATTCTTGGAAAGTTCCCTACGGAATCACCTTTCCCGGCAAGCCGGCCGGCCGTTTCTCCGATGGTCGTGTCTTGACTGACTACCTAG CTAGATTCGTCGGAATCAAGTCGCCAATACCATACAGATGGAGGAATCTCGGCGCAAAACACTTGCGATATGGGATGAACTTTGCTTTTGGAGGGACGGGTGTGTTTGATACGTTGGTCGCATTGCCAAACATGACGACCCAGATCGATTTTCTCCAAGAGCTCCTCAGCAACAAGGTCTACACTTGGCCGGATCTTCAGTCGTCAGTAGCCCTCGTCAGCATCGCCGGCAACGACTACGGTGCTTACTTGGCCAGAGGTGGCTCTTCTCAg ACATTGCAGTCTTTCATTCTTCTGGTGGTGGATCAACTAGTGGTGAACTTGAAGCGCCTTCATGGCATGGGAATGAAAAAGGTTGCAGTGACATCTCTTGAGCCACTGGGGTGTCTCCCACAGACCACAGTGTCATCTTCTTTCCAAGAATGCAATGGAACCCAGAACACGGCTGTCACCTTCCACAACCTCTTGTTGTCCCAAGCTGTGACCAAGTTGAACAATGAAACCAAGGACTCCCCTTTTGTCATTCTCGACCTTTACGCCTCTTTCATGTCCGTCTTCGAAAACAAAGCTGATCATTTAG ggAGTTCCAAGTTCGAGAATCCATTGAAGCCATGTTGCATGGGTATAAGCAGTGAATACTCGTGCGGGAGTGTGGACGAGAGTGGGGCGAAGAAGTATACAATATGCGACGACCCTGAATCTGCGTTCTTTTGGGACACCGTCCACCCTACGCAACAGGGATGGAATGCTGTTTATTCTGCTTTACAAGGCACCCTTCAACAACTTCACAGTCTTTACTAG
- the LOC100266594 gene encoding uridine nucleosidase 1, producing the protein MECVMLSSHGGLCDASYDVVSNSPVQPDKVIIDTDPGIDDSMAILMAFQTPELEILGLTTVFGNVTTKDATRNALLLCEIAGRPDVPVAEGSSGPLKGGEPRVADFIHGSDGLGNIFLPQPKAKKIEKNAAEFLVDKVSEYPGEVSILALGPLTNVALAIKRDSSFASKVKKVVVLGGAFFALGNVNPAAEANIYGDPEAADVVFTSGANIVVVGINITTQIKFTDADLHQLRHSEGRYAQFISDICKFYRDWHVKSDGVYGIFLHDPVSFAALVRPDLFTYKEGVVRVETQGICLGHTLMDQGLKIWNSSNPWTGYSPVSVAWTVDVDGVLNYIKKLLMKL; encoded by the exons ATGGAGTGTGTCATGCTGAGCTCTCACGGTGGGCTATGCGATGCCTCGTACGACGTCGTTTCTAATTCTCCTGTTCAACCCGACAAGGTCATTATCGATACTGATCCTGGAATCG ATGATAGCATGGCGATCTTAATGGCATTTCAAACTCCAGAATTGGAGATTTTAGGCTTGACAACAGTATTCGGTAATGTTACAACAAAAGATGCCACTCGCAATGCCTTGCTTCTG TGTGAGATCGCAGGACGTCCTGATGTGCCTGTGGCAGAAGGCAGCTCTGGACCACTGAAG GGGGGAGAGCCTCGTGTTGCTGACTTTATTCATGGTTCTGATGGACTGGGAAACATATTTTTACCCCAACCAAAAGCTAAGAAAATCGAGAAGAATGCAGCTGAATTTTTAGTTGATAAGGTTTCTGAATATCCTGGTGAAGTATCTATACTTGCACTGGGGCCTTTGACTAACGTGGCTTTG gcTATTAAAAGGGACTCGTCCTTTGCGAGCAAGGTGAAGAAGGTGGTCGTACTTGGTGGTGCTTTCTTTGCACTGGGAAATGTCAATCCTGCTGCCGAAGCTAAT ATCTATGGGGACCCAGAAGCAGCAGATGTTGTGTTTACTTCTGGTGCGAATATAGTTGTTGTTGGAATAAATATTACCACCCAAATCAAATTCACAG ATGCTGACCTCCATCAATTGAGGCATTCAGAAGGAAGATATGCTCAATTCATAAGTGATATTTGTAAATTCTACAGAGACTGGCATGTGAAGTCTGATGGTGTCTATG GGATCTTCCTTCATGACCCAGTTAGTTTTGCGGCACTGGTCCGGCCTGATCTCTTTACATACAAGGAGGGAGTAGTGAGGGTTGAGACACAGGGAATATGTTTGGGCCATACACTGATGGACCAAGGactaaaaat ATGGAATTCAAGCAACCCGTGGACTGGCTATTCTCCTGTCTCAGTTGCCTGGACAGTTGATGTGGATGGAGTACTTAATTATATCAAGAAATTATTGATGAAACTGTGA